From a single Deferrivibrio essentukiensis genomic region:
- the arsB gene encoding ACR3 family arsenite efflux transporter has protein sequence MVVGIFLGKLIPGVIESLRNIEFAKGSQINLPIAILIWLMIYPMMLKVDFSSVLNVGKNPKGLIITGFVNWFVKPFSMAFIGYLFFKIFFAPLIGPELADQYTAGVIILAAAPCTAMVFVWSYLVDGDPGYTLVQVAFNDLIMLIAFAPVVKFLVSGASNLTVPFMVLFYSVVVFIVIPLALGAWTRSVLLRVKSEEWFNNFIQKLHPVAISALLLTLVLIFAFQSDNITTRWFHVILISIPILIQVYFNSSIVYLLMKFFKVNHNIAAPGALIGASNFFELAVATAITLFGPESGAALATVVGVLVEVPVMLSVVKICNKTKGWFCHM, from the coding sequence ATGGTCGTAGGAATCTTCTTGGGGAAATTAATCCCTGGTGTTATAGAATCTTTGAGAAATATTGAGTTTGCCAAAGGCTCTCAAATCAATCTACCTATCGCTATTTTGATATGGCTGATGATTTATCCTATGATGCTAAAGGTAGATTTTTCTTCCGTGTTAAATGTGGGTAAAAATCCTAAAGGGCTTATAATTACAGGCTTTGTAAACTGGTTTGTAAAACCTTTCAGTATGGCTTTTATCGGTTATCTGTTTTTTAAGATATTTTTTGCCCCACTAATCGGGCCTGAGCTTGCTGACCAATACACAGCAGGGGTGATTATTTTGGCGGCTGCCCCTTGCACAGCTATGGTTTTTGTATGGAGTTATCTTGTGGACGGCGATCCGGGATATACTCTTGTGCAGGTAGCATTTAATGACTTGATAATGCTTATTGCTTTTGCTCCGGTCGTTAAATTTTTGGTTAGTGGTGCCTCAAATCTCACAGTGCCATTTATGGTATTATTTTACTCGGTGGTAGTTTTTATTGTAATCCCCCTTGCTCTGGGTGCATGGACAAGGTCAGTATTGTTAAGAGTCAAATCTGAAGAGTGGTTTAATAATTTTATACAAAAACTTCACCCTGTGGCAATATCTGCCCTGCTATTGACTCTTGTGTTAATATTTGCCTTTCAATCTGACAATATTACCACAAGATGGTTTCACGTCATCCTAATCTCAATACCGATACTGATTCAGGTATACTTCAATTCTTCAATAGTGTATCTGCTAATGAAGTTTTTCAAAGTCAATCACAATATTGCAGCTCCGGGGGCTCTTATTGGTGCAAGTAACTTTTTTGAGCTTGCAGTTGCCACAGCGATTACACTTTTTGGGCCTGAATCAGGTGCAGCTCTTGCTACAGTGGTAGGGGTATTGGTAGAAGTCCCTGTTATGTTGTCTGTAGTTAAAATATGCAATAAAACAAAGGGGTGGTTTTGTCATATGTAA
- a CDS encoding prepilin-type N-terminal cleavage/methylation domain-containing protein codes for MNKKGFTLIELVIVIVILGILAAVAVPKFANLSKDAKISVVKGLGGAVSAAKDIVRAKWLIQDNQSADNVTVDGTLIKVYTSDNRTGYPKADGTGILKAVDFDADRFDNDTSGTDTVYFLYKNTTSSDNCYVLYDASVTTSAPVVTIKTDGCK; via the coding sequence ATGAACAAAAAAGGCTTTACACTAATTGAATTAGTAATCGTCATTGTAATTCTTGGTATTTTGGCTGCAGTGGCTGTGCCTAAATTTGCCAATCTTTCAAAAGATGCAAAGATTTCCGTTGTTAAAGGTTTGGGCGGTGCAGTAAGCGCTGCTAAAGACATAGTCAGAGCTAAGTGGCTTATTCAGGATAATCAAAGTGCTGATAATGTTACTGTTGATGGGACCCTTATAAAAGTTTATACTTCTGACAATAGAACTGGTTATCCTAAAGCTGATGGTACAGGTATATTGAAAGCTGTAGATTTTGATGCTGATAGGTTTGATAATGATACTTCGGGCACTGATACTGTGTATTTTTTATATAAAAATACTACTAGCTCAGACAACTGCTATGTATTATATGATGCTTCTGTTACAACGAGTGCACCAGTTGTAACTATTAAAACTGACGGTTGTAAATAA
- a CDS encoding arsenate reductase ArsC, producing the protein MKKRLLFLCTGNSCRSQMAEGYGKLYLGDKYDVYSAGIEKHGLNPYMVKVMTADNVDVSSHYSKTLQDLGNIDFDVVVTVCGHANETCPMYLKEAKIIHKGFDDPAKFEGSEEENVKVFIKVRDEIKDYIKGELKNLLEEF; encoded by the coding sequence ATGAAAAAGAGGCTACTTTTCTTGTGCACGGGCAACTCGTGCAGAAGCCAGATGGCTGAAGGCTATGGAAAATTATATCTTGGCGACAAATATGACGTATATTCTGCCGGCATTGAAAAACACGGACTCAATCCCTACATGGTAAAGGTCATGACTGCTGACAATGTGGATGTCAGCTCTCACTATTCAAAGACGTTGCAGGATTTAGGCAATATCGATTTTGATGTGGTAGTTACAGTATGCGGCCACGCCAATGAAACGTGCCCAATGTATTTAAAAGAGGCAAAAATCATTCACAAAGGGTTTGATGACCCTGCAAAATTTGAAGGGAGCGAAGAAGAAAATGTAAAGGTATTTATAAAAGTGAGGGATGAAATTAAAGATTATATAAAAGGTGAATTGAAAAATTTATTGGAGGAATTTTAA
- a CDS encoding CDP-alcohol phosphatidyltransferase family protein, whose product MKILTIPNILTLFRFFVIPFVVYNIYISNFYTALFLIFIAVLTDGLDGFIARKFDQTSKLGKIIDPLADKLLVISSLVTVYFNKDINFSSILITAIIFREVYILAGGLLLLMKSKRFKIAPTIVGKITAFCEFMMLILIILNQVTARLSYLLNLSLWAVIIMLIISFVQYSVMGFKYLSDE is encoded by the coding sequence ATGAAAATTCTCACTATACCAAATATTTTAACATTATTTAGGTTTTTTGTAATACCTTTTGTCGTTTACAATATATATATTTCAAATTTTTATACAGCATTATTTTTAATTTTTATTGCAGTTTTGACAGATGGGCTGGATGGCTTTATAGCAAGAAAGTTTGATCAAACATCAAAATTGGGGAAGATAATTGACCCGTTAGCTGACAAGCTTCTTGTGATTTCTTCTCTTGTGACAGTTTATTTTAATAAAGATATAAACTTTAGCAGTATTTTGATAACAGCTATTATATTTCGTGAAGTATATATTTTAGCAGGTGGCTTATTGCTTCTGATGAAATCAAAAAGATTTAAAATTGCTCCTACCATAGTAGGGAAGATAACTGCATTTTGTGAATTTATGATGCTGATACTGATAATATTGAATCAGGTTACAGCAAGATTAAGCTATTTGCTTAATCTAAGTCTTTGGGCTGTAATTATTATGCTGATAATTTCATTTGTACAGTATTCAGTTATGGGGTTTAAGTATTTGAGTGATGAGTGA
- a CDS encoding metalloregulator ArsR/SmtB family transcription factor, whose protein sequence is MINFLKTIADEQRLRILNLLQEKSLCVCEIEKVLKLKQSTLSTHLSKLKNADIIIGEKNGKWIYYSINKKLDSDFYSILQSILKNFGATDTALKDISILNNLESSCSDNKTILIVCTKNSCRSQITEAILKNNTTFSVFSAGTNPGTIINKNVKTFLKEKFPNKNFFPKHINNFLEENYDTVIFVCKEAYKSHKNSINAQKILFWDIEDIDFDDVNFEQIDKAYNDIYEHLKEENLI, encoded by the coding sequence ATGATTAACTTTCTCAAAACAATTGCCGACGAGCAAAGACTAAGGATATTAAACCTTTTGCAAGAAAAATCACTTTGTGTTTGCGAAATAGAAAAGGTCTTAAAATTAAAGCAATCTACCCTCTCCACACATCTTTCAAAGCTAAAAAATGCGGATATAATCATTGGAGAAAAAAACGGCAAATGGATTTACTACTCCATTAACAAAAAGTTAGACTCCGACTTTTATTCAATCCTACAATCAATCTTAAAAAATTTCGGCGCAACCGATACAGCCTTAAAAGATATATCTATTTTAAATAATCTCGAGTCATCTTGCTCTGACAACAAGACAATCCTCATTGTATGCACAAAAAACTCTTGCAGAAGCCAAATCACTGAGGCTATCCTAAAAAATAACACCACTTTTTCCGTCTTTAGTGCAGGCACAAACCCGGGTACTATAATAAACAAAAATGTCAAAACCTTTTTAAAGGAAAAGTTTCCTAATAAAAACTTTTTCCCAAAACACATCAATAATTTCTTGGAAGAAAATTATGACACGGTTATTTTTGTATGCAAAGAAGCATACAAATCCCATAAAAACAGCATTAATGCCCAAAAAATACTATTTTGGGATATAGAGGATATAGATTTTGATGATGTAAATTTTGAACAAATAGATAAAGCCTATAACGATATTTATGAACATTTAAAAGAGGAGAATTTGATATGA